GCGACGAAACCGGGAAAGCCGAAAGTCAGATGCAGCGCTAGCGGCAGTCTTGTCAGTTCGCCGTCGGCCTTTTCAGGCCGCAGCCGGATGCAGTGCGGGACGCACGCGTCGCATATCCGGCACATCTCGGGCCTGTTCCTTTCGCGCGCGAACTGCCCGTAGAGGACTTCGATCGGACGGATCGGGCACGCGCCGACGCACCAACCGCTCAGTGTGAAATAGAAAAGCCCCGCCCCGACGGCGACCAGAGTGATCGCGATCGCAACGGAGGCCGTCGCCCAGCCGATGGTGTTGAACCAGAGGTGCCGCGTCGGGATGCCGACGAACATCAGCGCCCAGCCGAACGTCTGCAACTTCGCCGAAACCTCCGGCGAGAGGCGCTTTCCGCCTTTCCAGCCGAGCTTTCGGCCGAGCGTCTGGAACGTCGAGATCGGGCAAATGCTGACCCACACGTTTGGCGCAGCCAACAGCACCATCGGCGCGAGCGGAATGACTAGAAACCAAAGGAAACGGAGCCCGAACTCGGGCCAAATCCAGATCGTCGGCAGCAGACCCGCGTAAATAATCGCGGCCAGGGCAGCGACGGCGAGAATGAGCTTATGGACCTTGTCCGAATACCGTCGGTCGATCAGTCCGTTCGTGCGTGCAGCGCTCATGTAGATCCTCGAAGATGCGCGTCGGCCCCGTTGTGCCATGCCGGCAACGACGCCAACGAGGGCGCATCGGTACAGTCAGAATACTCGACCAAGCAAGTGAGTTGGTTGTATTGTCCTACAATTGATGCAGTACCTTTTCGTGCAGATAATCCATGGCTTCTGGCGAGGACACGGCGTTGGAAAAGAGGCCGAAGATCGGCGAGATCGTGTGGCGCGACCTAACCCTTGAGAACGTTACTGGCGCGGTGCTCGCCTTGATCGAAGCGTGAGATTAGACTAGAATCGCTTCATGCTCTCGTTCTTGCTCTTGAGCACCATCGCGACACGGGCGCCCGACGGCCCAAACGTCATCATCGTCATGACCGACGACCAGGGGTACGGAGACTTTGGATTCCACGGCAACCCGCTCGTCGAGACGCCGAACCTCGACGCGATGGCGAGGGCGAGCGCGCGAATGACGAACTTCTACGTCAGCCCGGTTTGCACCCCGACACGGGCCAACCTGATGACTGGCCGCTACAACCACCGCACAAGGGCGATCGACACGTGGAAGGGTAGGGCGATGCTCGACCCGGACGAGGTTACGATCGCCGAGATTCTTCGCGACGCGGGGTACCGAACTGGCATCTTCGGCAAGTGGCATCTCGGCGACAACTACCCGGTGCGCGCGATCGACCAGGGGTTCGAGGAGGCGCTCGTCCACCGTAGCGGCGGGCTCGCGCAGTCCGCAGACCACGTCGATGCACCAAACCGTTATACGGATCCGATCCTCTGGCACAACGGCCGCCCGGTCCAGACGGAGGGCTTTTGCACCGACGTTTTCTTTGACGCAGCACTGGAGTGGATGACGGAACAGCACGAGAACGGAGAGAAGTTCTTCGCGTACATACCGACAAACGCTCCGCACGGGCCATTCCACGACGTCCCCGGCGATCTGTACGAGCACTACAAGAAGAAAGACCTGAGCAACAAGGTGTTCGAGGGAAGGGAAGGACACGCACTCCCCGACAACGTCAACGAAGATCAGCTGGCGCGCATCTTCGCGATGATTGCGAACGTCGATCAAAACGTCGGACGGCTGTTCGAAAAGGTGGAGGAGCTCGGAATATCCGATGACACGCTGGTCATTTTCCTGAACGACAACGGTCCGAACACGCGCCGTTATGTGTCGGGGATGCGCGGGATGAAGTCGGAGGTTTACGAGGGCGGTGTGCGCTCGCCGATGTGGCTGCACTGGCCGGGCCGGTTGGAGCCCGGGGCAGAATCACCCTGCGTCACAGCGCATTTCGACGTTCTTCCGACACTGCTGGAGGCTTGTGGAATCGACGTGCCAGAGGGCTTGCGGTTAGACGGGAGGAGCTTTTGGCAGGTCTTGACCGAAGAAGAGGCACCGTGGGTAGACCGGACCATAGTGATCATGGCCCATCGTGGAGACGAGCCGCAGCGGTATCACAACTTCCTCGTGCGAAACCAGAGATGGAAGCTTCTGCACAACAGCAAGTTCGGACGTGACCGCTTCGAAGGCGATGCGAACTTCGAGCTTTACGACATGGAGAACGATCCGCTCGAAACGAAGAACGTCGCCTCTGACCACCCGGAGATCGTGAATGAACTTCGACGGGCGTACGACAAGTGGTTCGACGACGTTGGATTGACAAGGCTTGATAACTACGGCCCAGTCCGGATCTGGACCGAGTCGCCTGATGGGTTGCCGATCGCGCTCCACCGGCATGAGTGGCGGGTGCCGCCCGACGATCAGAGCGCCGGCACCTGGCAGCTCCACGTGCCTGCGAGTGGCTCGTTCGACGTGAAGGTGTACTTCCGTACTCAAACGAATGGTGGTACGGCGACCCTCGTACTCAACGGCGAAGCCCACGAGTCGAAGACCGTCACAGACGGTTGGTTCAGATTTGAGCGAATAGAGCTCCGGGCAGGCGACCTCGCTCTGGGCTCGTTCATGCAATCCGGCGAAGAGATACAGCAAGCGTGGCAGATCGAGATCAGCCGGTCCTGAGTGAATCGCCACCGTCTGAATTCGCCAGCCCGGGATTTTTTCGCACGATTCTGCCGAATCCGTCGAACACCGGCTAGTCGGTAACGTTATCCCCTACTGGGTGGCTGGCTGTAGAGCGGTGCCCGAGGCGAAAGATGAAGAAAATTTTGATTGTATGCGCGCTATTAGCGATGCTAACGGTGATTGCAACCGCTCAGCGGGGCGGCCAGGGAGGATTTCGCAGGGGCTTTGCTGCGGGTGGACCCGGGATTTTGATGCGACCGGACGTCGTGAAGGAACTCAAGCTCACTGACAGCCAGGCTACGAAGATCGAATCGCTGCTCGAGAGCATGCGACCGCAAGGCCGAGGCGGCTTTGGCGGCGGCGGAGGCGGAGGCGGTGGCGGACGTGGCGGCGGCGGTGGAGGTCGCGGCGGATTTGGCCGTGGTGGAGACCCCGAGCAGGCCGCAGAGACCGACAAGAAGCTGAAGGAAATCCTGAACGACGCCCAGTACAAGCGCTTCCATGAGCTAAGCCTGCAACAGGCTGGCGGGTTTGCGCTGAACCAACCGCGGGTCGCC
This region of Armatimonadota bacterium genomic DNA includes:
- a CDS encoding arylsulfatase; its protein translation is MLSFLLLSTIATRAPDGPNVIIVMTDDQGYGDFGFHGNPLVETPNLDAMARASARMTNFYVSPVCTPTRANLMTGRYNHRTRAIDTWKGRAMLDPDEVTIAEILRDAGYRTGIFGKWHLGDNYPVRAIDQGFEEALVHRSGGLAQSADHVDAPNRYTDPILWHNGRPVQTEGFCTDVFFDAALEWMTEQHENGEKFFAYIPTNAPHGPFHDVPGDLYEHYKKKDLSNKVFEGREGHALPDNVNEDQLARIFAMIANVDQNVGRLFEKVEELGISDDTLVIFLNDNGPNTRRYVSGMRGMKSEVYEGGVRSPMWLHWPGRLEPGAESPCVTAHFDVLPTLLEACGIDVPEGLRLDGRSFWQVLTEEEAPWVDRTIVIMAHRGDEPQRYHNFLVRNQRWKLLHNSKFGRDRFEGDANFELYDMENDPLETKNVASDHPEIVNELRRAYDKWFDDVGLTRLDNYGPVRIWTESPDGLPIALHRHEWRVPPDDQSAGTWQLHVPASGSFDVKVYFRTQTNGGTATLVLNGEAHESKTVTDGWFRFERIELRAGDLALGSFMQSGEEIQQAWQIEISRS